A stretch of Garra rufa chromosome 11, GarRuf1.0, whole genome shotgun sequence DNA encodes these proteins:
- the LOC141345307 gene encoding zinc-binding protein A33-like, with protein sequence MAEECSFTLEDLQCPVCCEVFDVPVILSCKHNFCKTCIQKHWDRMGTRQCPLCRRTERSSRPAINLSLKLATDVFKQKPEQFMVKSVERCSRHNEELKLFCRKDAELICVSCTSSRSHKNHEYCPITEAASDIMKQAAETAAEVKQEYEKLHTILREEEAARFIALQNERESKTAMVREKLEEVNKSIEELSDIVKYIEPIIIADDLTFLKESSVNFDPNTAHPNLIIKDELTTISYGKKQQLPDNPERCASRMAVLAANSFNSGKQRWNVEVASSKEWYVGVARESINRKTAVFLNPREGFWVISNNEESYWAQTSPRTRLTLKKPPQIITVELDYDKGKVSFSDAGNGSSIYTFKDKFNERIFPYFATGIKEGSTLRICAL encoded by the exons ATGGCTGAAGAGTGTTCTTTCACTCTGGAGGATCTACAATGTCCTGTGTGCTGTGAGGTCTTCGATGTCCCTGTCATACTGAGTTGTAAACATAACTTCTGTAAAACCTGTATTCAGAAACACTGGGACCGTATGGGAACACGGCAATGTCCCTTGTGCCGCCGTACAGAGCGCTCTTCCAGGCCTGCAATCAATCTGTCTCTAAAGTTAGCCACAGATGTCTTCAAACAGAAGCCGGAGCAGTTCATGGTAAAATCGGTGGAACGTTGCTCAAGACACAATGAGGAATTAAAGCTTTTTTGTCGGAAAGATGCTGAACTTATCTGCGTTTCATGCACGTCATCAAGGAGTCACAAAAATCATGAGTACTGCCCGATAACTGAGGCAGCATCAGATATAATG AAACAAGCTGCCGAAACGGCTGCAGAAGTAAAACAAGAATATGAAAAGTTACATACAATCCTGAGGGAGGAGGAGGCAGCTCGATTCATTGCACTTCAAAATGAGAGAGAGAGTAAAACCGCGATGGTGAGAGAGAAATTGGAGGAGGTCAATAAGAGCATTGAAGAGCTCTCTGATATCGTCAAATATATAGAGCCCATCATCATAGCAGACGATCTGACATTTTTAAAG GAAT CCTCTGTCAATTTCGATCCAAACACGGCACACCCTAACTTGATCATCAAAGATGAGCTCACCACCATCAGCTACGGGAAAAAACAGCAGCTTCCTGATAACCCTGAACGCTGTGCGAGCCGCATGGCAGTACTTGCTGCTAATAGCTTCAATTCTGGAAAGCAGCGCTGGAATGTAGAGGTGGCAAGCAGCAAAGAGTGGTACGTTGGGGTGGCACGAGAGTCAATAAACAGGAAGACTGCAGTTTTTCTCAACCCGAGAGAGGGTTTCTGGGTCATATCCAACAATGAGGAATCTTACTGGGCTCAGACCTCTCCCCGCACACGACTGACCCTGAAAAAACCCCCACAGATAATCACAGTTGAACTGGACTATGATAAAGGAAAGGTTTCTTTTTCTGATGCCGGAAATGGTAGCAGTATTTACACATTTAAAGATAAGTTTAATGAGAGAATTTTTCCTTATTTTGCCACTGGGATAAAGGAGGGGAGCACACTTAGAATTTGTGCACTTTAA
- the ighmbp2 gene encoding DNA-binding protein SMUBP-2 translates to MEVENFVSKTLVLLQEEREAELEETRAWQENLSPKNLQHKGVYLPKLQIASQRTGMYGRLLVVFEPRKSIGHSVLPSNTFGPGDIIGLCQAEGQNQPSQLGSGVVTRVTQASLTVAFDDMQDGMNLDRDGLYNLMKLANDVTYRRLSSALKSLNGYGSGPASHLISVIFGYSEPGTLSHQHAPEFRNTGLDNSQKEAVCFAMSQKDVAIIHGPPGTGKTTTVVEVILQAVKQEQKVLCCAPSNVAVDNLVERLAKSKVKVLRLGHPARLLESIQKHSLDAVLAHSDNANIISDIRKDMDKAFNEIKKARDKGQRSNLRREIRELRRELRTREETAITQILKGAKVILATNTGASDDGPLKHLPNDHFDLVVIDECAQALESSCWIALLKARKCILAGDYKQLPPTIKSQSAASKGLSVSLMEKLIKKYGDSVVRMLTTQYRMNSAIMQWASEQMYEGKLIAHSSVEKHLLRDLADVADVEETRIPLLLIDTAGCGLNEMEDTDEQSKGNQGEVDIVALHIKALTEAGVKVKDIAIIAPYNLQVDLLRQKLSQKYAELEIKSVDGFQGREKEAVVLSLVRSNRKGEVGFLAEDRRINVAVTRARRQLVLVCDSQTVRNHDFLKSLVDYMSENGEVRTAFEYLEDCVPQNYIRDEKDKQANSKDAASAQQKPKNQDKKTEQEQKKSANNKSKGVNQSNVQTDQHKNTNSHHPKPKDPDQTQTKRKEIQEQLLNFLKEPNKTELQFPSTLNSHERLLVHELAEEMGLRHESQGEGKNRRITVSRPPSGPENSAEPEQPDVTACTAAELPEELQKGPSQPAVDLKSLHLERMRREQEKRKEKKQQKQQSVKQELDHNTSKSQSVKKPKGTSKGNTKMKAGATDIAAAAMPDDDFDALINAVVKADSVCGFVKCKASVLTLGQLCLYCNRQYCLSHHIPEVHGCGDKAKAQARMRISKEGVLYAGSGQKDKSMDPNKKAYLQRKLDSKLKDMASQRKTKAKDKEN, encoded by the exons ATGGAGGTTGAAAACTTCGTTTCCAAGACTCTTGTGCTCCTGCAAGAAGAAAGAGAAGCTGAATTAGAAGAGACACG AGCATGGCAGGAGAATTTATCTCCCAAGAATCTACAGCACAAAGGAGTATACCTGCCAAAACTTCAGATCGCAAGCCAGCGTACTGGCATGTATGGAAGACTTTTGGTAGTTTTTGAACCCAGGAAAAGTATAGGACACTCAGTTCTTCCCAGCAACACCTTTGGACCTG GAGATATTATAGGTTTGTGTCAGGCAGAGGGTCAGAATCAGCCATCTCAGTTGGGTTCAGGTGTGGTGACACGTGTTACTCAAGCATCACTGACGGTGGCATTTGATGACATGCAAGATGGTATGAACTTAGACAGAGATGGACTTTACAATCTAATGAAGCTGGCAAATGATGTGACCTACAGGAGATTGTCAAG TGCCTTAAAGTCTTTAAATGGATACGGCAGTGGCCCTGCATCTCACCTGATCAGTGTCATCTTTGGTTACTCAGAACCAGGGACATTATCACATCAAC ATGCACCGGAATTTAGAAACACTGGGTTAGATAATTCCCAGAAAGAGGCTGTGTGCTTTGCAATGTCTCAAAAAGATGTTGCTATCATACATGGACCACCAGGAACTGGCAAAACCACTACAGTTGTTGAAGTAATCCTGCAGGCAGTGAAACAGGAGCAGAAG GTCCTTTGCTGTGCTCCTTCCAATGTGGCTGTTGATAACTTGGTGGAGCGGCTGGCAAAGAGCAAGGTCAAGGTTTTAAGATTGGGTCACCCAGCCCGTCTGCTTGAGTCGATTCAGAAACACTCGCTGGATGCGGTCCTTGCACACAGTGACAACGCCAACATCATTTCTGATATTCGCAAGGACATGGACAAAGCTTTT AATGAAATAAAGAAGGCTCGAGACAAAGGCCAGCGGAGCAATCTGAGACGGGAAATCCGGGAACTGCGGCGAGAGCTGAGGACCAGGGAGGAAACAGCTATCACTCAGATCCTGAAAGGAGCCAAAGTTATTCTAGCAACTAACACTG GAGCCTCTGATGATGGTCCTCTCAAACATCTTCctaatgatcattttgacctggTGGTGATAGATGAGTGTGCTCAGGCTCTAGAGAGCAGCTGTTGGATCGCTCTGCTCAAAGCACGCAAGTGCATACTGGCTGGGGATTACAAACAGCTGCCACCCACAATCAAATCACAGAG TGCTGCATCTAAAGGCCTGTCTGTCAGCTTAATGGAGAAGCTGATAAAGAAATACGGAGACTCCGTGGTTCGAATGTTGACCACTCAGTACCGTATGAACAGTGCCATCATGCAGTGGGCTTCAGAGCAGATGTATGAGGGCAAATTGATCGCACACAGTTCAGTGGAGAAACACTTGCTTAG AGACCTGGCTGATGTTGCTGATGTTGAGGAAACCAGAATTCCCCTTCTGCTCATTGACACTGCAGGCTGTGGCTTGAATGAGATGGAGGACACAGacgagcagtccaaaggaaatcAAG GAGAGGTAGACATTGTGGCTCTTCATATAAAGGCTCTTACCGAGGCTGGAGTTAAAGTCAAAGACATTGCGATAATTGCACCTTATAATCTCCAG GTGGATCTTTTGAGACAGAAGCTGTCCCAAAAATATGCAGAGCTTGAGATCAAGTCTGTTGATGGCTTCCAGGGCAGAGAAAAGGAGGCAGTGGTATTGTCATTGGTTCGATCCAACAGGAAGG GTGAGGTTGGATTTCTGGCTGAAGACAGAAGGATCAATGTGGCTGTCACTCGTGCCAGGCGCCAGCTTGTGCTAGTGTGTGATTCTCAGACTGTTCGAAACCATGACTTCCTCAAATCCCTAGTGGACTATATGTCTGAAAATGGAGAGGTTCGCACTGCCTTTGAGTATCTGGAAGACTGTGTGCCACAGAATTACATCCGTGATGAAAAGGACAAACAGGCCAACAGCAAAGACGCTGCATCTGCACAACAGAAGCCCAAGAACCAAGACAAGAAAACAGAACAAGAACAGAAGAAAAGTGCAAACAACAAAAGTAAAGGAGTGAATCAGTCCAATGTTCAGACTGACCAACATAAAAACACCAATTCACACCATCCTAAACCCAAAGATCCCGATCAGACACAAACTAAGAGAAAAGAGATACAGGAGCAACTTCTGAACTTTCTGAAAGAGCCAAACAAGACAGAGCTACAGTTTCCTTCCACGCTGAATTCTCACGAGCGTTTACTGGTCCATGAGCTCGCTGAAGAAATGGGACTAAGGCATGAAAGCCAGGGAGAAGGGAAAAACCGCCGCATCACTGTGTCCCGGCCCCCATCAGGACCAGAAAATTCAGCAGAGCCAGAACAACCAGACGTGACTGCATGCACAGCAGCGGAGCTACCGGAAGAGTTACAGAAAGGACCCTCGCAGCCAGCTGTTGATCTGAAAAGCCTACATTTGGAACGAATGCGCCGGGAGCAAGAGAAACGAAAGGAGAAAAAGCAGCAAAAACAACAAAGTGTGAAACAGGAACTGGATCACAATACTAGTAAAAGCCAGTCTGTTAAGAAGCCCAAAGGAACTTCCAAAG GAAACACTAAGATGAAAGCAGGAGCCACAGATATAGCTGCCGCTGCCATGCCAGATGATGATTTTGACGCTCTCATCAATGCTGTGGTTAAAGCCGACAGCGTTTGTGGTTTTGTGAAGTGCAAAGCCAGTGTCCTGACACTAGGACAGCTCTGTCTCTACTGTAACAGACAATACTGTCTGAGTCACCATATACCTGAG GTTCACGGATGTGGAGATAAGGCAAAAGCGCAAGCTAGAATGAGGATAAGTAAAGAAGGAGTGCTTTACGCAGGAAGCGGACAGAAGGACAAATCAATGGATCCAAATAAAAAAGCATATCTGCAGAGAAAACTAGACTCTAAACTCAAAGACATGGCTTCTCAAAGAAAAACTAAGGCCAAAGACAAAGAGAACTGA
- the agk gene encoding acylglycerol kinase, mitochondrial, giving the protein MARVVKVLRTLRNHWKKSTFAVCVVSYGGHWLYGKHCDNVLRREACIEARAFGHQLIGPQENLKKATVILNPAACRGKANQLFEKNAAPILHLAGMEVKIVKTDYEGQAKKLMELMDQTDMLIIAGGDGTLQEVITGLLRRADEENFSKIPIGFIPLGSSNSLSQSLHLVSDNKVQHITSATLSILKGETVPLDVLQIKSEKEQPVFALSSLRWGAFRDVATSISKYWYLGPLKTRAAHWFSTLKQWPQTHQASLSYLAPVPRPPDLPTEIPPRPNLLFRIHRRLKNYWNPPIEEPPKEPEPERWESKDISASELTVSTHNKNPVKRREDDSMVITMDPEFLTVGQFITEGTKKALNPMESIENALHIEASAASLNLPEEGAGFYDIDNEEYEAMSVEVRLLPRKLRFFCSSERREQLAQA; this is encoded by the exons ATGGCTCGGGTAGTAAAAGTGTTGCGGACTTTAAGAAATCACTGGAAAAAGTCCACATTTGCTGTGTGTGTGGTGTCATATGGAGGACACTGGCTGTATGGAAAGCACTG TGATAATGTGCTGCGACGAGAAGCATGTATAGAAGCCAGG GCATTTGGTCATCAGTTAATTGGACCTCAGGAGAATCTGAAGAAAGCCACAGTCATTCTGAATCCTGCTGCCTGTAGAGG AAAGGCTAATCAATTGTTTGAGAAGAATGCGGCTCCTATTTTACACTTGGCTGGTATGGAGGTCAAAATTGTGAAG ACTGATTATGAAGGCCAGGCAAAAAAGCTTATGGAATTGATGGATCAAACAGATATGCTGATCATTGCTGGTGGTGATGGGACATTACAGGAG GTGATAACTGGCCTACTGCGCAGAGCTGATGAG GAGAACTTCAGTAAAATACCAATCGGTTTCATTCCTCTGGGTTCCAGTAACTCTCTGAGTCAGAGTCTACATCTAGTTTCTGACAACAAAGTACA GCACATTACTTCAGCAACCCTGTCAATACTAAAAGGAGAAACAGTTCCACTGGATGTTCTGCAGATAAAA AGTGAGAAGGAGCAGCCAGTGTTTGCTCTGTCAAGCTTACGTTGGGGTGCATTCAGAGATGTTGCTACTTCTATTAGCAA ATATTGGTACCTTGGCCCCTTAAAAACGAGAGCAGCACATTGGTTTAGTACTCTTAAG CAATGGCCACAGACTCACCAGGCCTCCCTCTCTTATCTGGCTCCTGTACCTCGTCCACCTGACCTTCCCACTGAAATACCACCTCGGCCGAACCTCCTCTTCCGCATTCACCGCAGACTCAAGAACTACTGGAACCCTCCTATAGAAG AGCCACCGAAAGAACCTGAGCCAGAGCGATGGGAGAGCAAAGACATTTCCGCATCGGAGCTTACAGTTAGCACACACAATAAAAACCCTGTCAAGAGA CGTGAAGACGATTCTATGGTGATAACTATGGATCCAGAATTCCTCACAGTTGGTCAGTTCATCACTGAGGG AACTAAGAAAGCATTAAACCCGATGGAGTCCATAGAAAATGCTTTGCATATAGAAGCCAGCGCTGCCAGTCTCAATCTCCCAGAG GAGGGTGCTGGCTTTTATGACATTGACAATGAGGAATATGAGGCAATGTCTGTGGAA